The following are encoded in a window of Bacteroidia bacterium genomic DNA:
- a CDS encoding M23 family metallopeptidase translates to MPKAKYFFNPNTLKYEKHKKGFKYYFWRSLFVLVMSLGFAIAIFFFFTGIVDSPKEILLKNENAELRDQLAQVEKQLYSMDNTLVELTKKDEEIYRSIFEAEPLSKATRTAGIGGADKYDYLRKMNGGEFLIELRKSLDNLQARMRVQEQSYEEIFKLAENKKKILAAIPSIQPVANKDLSRVASGYGYRIDPFYRTRKFHSGLDFSAPRGTEVYATADGKIEDLQTDLWGYGKHIIINHGYGYKTLYAHLSKFEVKKGQSVTRGQLIGRVGSTGKSTGPHMHYEVHINGNIVNPTYFFHNDLTDEEFRRLVEIASLPNQSFD, encoded by the coding sequence ATGCCTAAAGCAAAATATTTCTTCAATCCCAACACTCTAAAATATGAGAAGCATAAAAAAGGTTTCAAATATTATTTTTGGAGGAGTTTGTTTGTATTGGTGATGTCATTGGGCTTTGCCATTGCCATTTTTTTCTTCTTTACAGGAATCGTTGACTCCCCAAAAGAAATTTTGCTCAAAAATGAAAATGCTGAACTAAGAGATCAGTTAGCTCAAGTTGAAAAACAACTTTATTCAATGGATAACACATTAGTTGAGTTAACCAAGAAAGATGAAGAAATATACCGAAGTATTTTTGAGGCAGAACCACTGAGTAAAGCTACTCGCACTGCCGGTATTGGAGGTGCTGACAAATATGACTACCTAAGAAAGATGAATGGCGGGGAATTCCTCATAGAGCTGCGCAAATCACTGGATAACCTGCAAGCACGAATGAGAGTGCAAGAACAATCTTATGAGGAGATTTTTAAGTTGGCAGAAAACAAAAAGAAGATTTTGGCAGCAATTCCATCCATACAACCGGTAGCTAATAAAGATTTGTCGCGTGTGGCATCTGGTTATGGATATCGCATTGACCCATTTTATCGCACCCGAAAATTCCACTCAGGTCTTGATTTTTCTGCCCCTAGGGGAACCGAAGTCTATGCAACAGCAGACGGCAAAATCGAAGACTTACAAACTGACTTATGGGGATATGGCAAGCATATCATTATTAATCACGGTTATGGATACAAAACACTCTATGCCCACTTGAGTAAATTTGAGGTAAAGAAAGGACAATCCGTTACCCGTGGTCAACTTATTGGAAGGGTAGGGAGTACCGGAAAATCTACCGGTCCTCACATGCACTACGAAGTGCATATCAATGGAAATATTGTAAACCCCACCTATTTCTTTCATAATGACTTGACAGATGAAGAATTTAGACGATTAGTCGAAATCGCTTCACTACCAAACCAATCTTTTGACTAA
- a CDS encoding T9SS type A sorting domain-containing protein, with amino-acid sequence MKHIQYIKQIVFILLIASCQSGYSQSPYHLQQLHHLKIKGLTSGVWPRVFMNENGWVFFDIGGIKDTFNFQSLTLDSTQLGAVLVAIDNQMRLRWSFVYRQGVNTTQGGMGIIGVGPDNSVYFTCGAKDSLILPGLEPIYNVASLFNGRIDSSGNFIHVAPTGIGFWPSFGAYPIAGGKIATMGDRYPFILNPDLSIEVVETGVNSNSAISATIQPDGSAFGLAGTSSGGSLNLLDTFIPGEIGVYKWIFYKVKNGKREWTHVINNNLMYELNENKLIRYDKYGNIFVAIQHRQAIQVAGTTIPYYTEGNTTLVTKASILRFAPDGTLLSVHHDTSQAVPFSQNHQTIWLENDKDMNVYAYLFSSGRTYYFDKIDFGDAYSRKNKILTYNYTTNSFDKAWYFIPPTTDGNIAQSNLSNRQVFWYRYLSDGNTFFTESDEITIMRVWKDDKLVAIYDTLPPTGPIVSVQMQSAIHPPIITIYPNPSNAIFTIQNNMAGAVRCKVYSIEGKQMEEFEMQAGASRHFGEWLHTGVYFVEATNQSGERYTLRILKH; translated from the coding sequence ATGAAACATATTCAATACATCAAACAAATCGTATTTATCTTGCTCATTGCTAGTTGTCAATCCGGCTATAGTCAATCTCCGTATCACTTACAACAGTTGCACCACCTCAAAATTAAAGGACTTACCTCAGGTGTATGGCCAAGAGTGTTTATGAATGAAAATGGTTGGGTCTTTTTTGATATAGGAGGAATAAAAGATACTTTTAACTTTCAATCCCTCACCCTTGACAGTACGCAATTAGGGGCGGTATTGGTGGCAATTGATAATCAAATGCGTTTAAGATGGTCTTTTGTATATAGACAAGGGGTGAATACCACCCAAGGAGGGATGGGTATTATTGGCGTAGGTCCAGACAATTCAGTTTATTTTACTTGTGGAGCGAAGGATTCATTGATTTTACCCGGTCTTGAGCCAATATATAATGTTGCAAGTCTTTTTAATGGTAGAATAGACAGCAGCGGAAATTTTATTCATGTAGCACCAACTGGTATTGGGTTTTGGCCAAGTTTTGGTGCTTATCCTATTGCCGGTGGTAAAATTGCTACAATGGGTGATCGTTACCCCTTTATTTTGAACCCGGATTTATCTATTGAAGTAGTTGAGACCGGAGTAAATTCAAATTCTGCTATTTCAGCAACAATTCAACCTGACGGGAGTGCTTTTGGTTTAGCCGGTACGAGTTCGGGTGGCAGTTTAAACTTACTTGACACATTCATACCCGGAGAAATAGGAGTGTACAAATGGATTTTTTACAAAGTAAAAAACGGTAAGCGAGAATGGACTCATGTCATCAATAACAATCTCATGTATGAGTTGAACGAAAACAAACTAATCAGGTATGATAAGTATGGAAATATATTTGTTGCGATACAGCATAGGCAAGCCATTCAAGTTGCCGGCACAACGATTCCGTATTATACAGAGGGGAATACCACACTAGTAACCAAGGCAAGTATTTTGAGATTTGCGCCTGACGGGACTCTTCTCAGCGTGCACCATGACACGAGTCAAGCGGTTCCTTTTTCACAAAACCACCAAACCATTTGGTTGGAAAATGACAAAGACATGAACGTATATGCTTATTTATTTTCAAGTGGCAGGACTTATTATTTTGATAAAATAGATTTTGGAGATGCTTACTCGCGCAAAAACAAAATCTTAACATATAATTATACTACCAATTCATTTGACAAGGCTTGGTATTTTATTCCTCCGACCACAGACGGGAATATTGCTCAATCCAATCTCTCCAATCGCCAAGTGTTTTGGTATCGCTACTTATCAGACGGGAATACTTTTTTTACCGAATCAGACGAGATAACCATCATGCGGGTATGGAAAGACGACAAGTTAGTTGCAATATATGACACCTTGCCACCAACCGGTCCTATAGTTTCAGTACAAATGCAGTCAGCAATTCACCCCCCCATCATAACCATTTACCCCAACCCATCGAATGCAATATTTACAATTCAGAACAATATGGCGGGAGCAGTACGATGCAAGGTATATTCGATTGAAGGCAAGCAAATGGAAGAGTTTGAGATGCAAGCAGGAGCAAGTCGTCATTTTGGAGAATGGTTGCACACAGGGGTTTACTTTGTAGAAGCCACCAACCAATCCGGAGAGCGATACACCCTTAGAATACTGAAACACTAA
- the alaS gene encoding alanine--tRNA ligase: MNSSEIREAFLKFFESKEHKRYPSAPIVVKNDPTLMFTNAGMNQFKDWFLGNEQPQYKRVANSQKCLRVSGKHNDLEEVGVDTYHHTMFEMLGNWSFGDYFKAEAIEWAWKLLTDVYGIDKDRLYVTVFEGDEQEGLGFDSEAYSNWEKWISKERILNGNKKDNFWEMGDTGPCGPCSEIHVDLRSSEERSAVDGATLVNNDHPQVIEIWNLVFMEFNRKADGTLVALPAKHVDTGMGFERLVRVIEAKNSNYDTDVFVPTIRVIEQKSGIKYGFSQSKQDIAMRVLSDHIRAISFAIADGQLPSNNGAGYVIRRILRRAVRYQYQFLGIKTPFLFELSGLIADNFKNVFPELQQQKDFVSKVIREEEQGFLKTIAHGMQILESKFAEGGTLIKGEDAFELSDTYGFPLDLTQLIARERGFEVDVKEFEVELQQQKERSRKATGLTSDDWQILGDDKPTVFVGYDCTESEITIIKYRKIKSKGKESFQMVFNQTPFYPEGGGQVGDTGVIQNANEKIEIVDTKKENNLIIHFANKLPENLQTPFTASVNIEKRHLTENNHSATHLLHAALRSVLGVHVQQKGSFVNSEYLRFDFSHFAAMTDEEIRKVERLVNDKIRKNIPLDEQRAVPIEEAKKMGATMLFGEKYGETVRVITFDKGYSRELCGGTHVKATGQIGYFKIIAETAVAAGVRRIEAITSKAVDALIEEWQNTVSILRDLLKSKDIVSSVEQNISERVELIKKIELFENEKTQELKQRLLNRMQSHNGVNVMIERVIVSNSEQLKNLSFQLRNEVENLFCVLGAEIDGKPLLSIMLSDSLVSERQLHAGNIVKELAKEIKGGGGGQSFYATAGGSAVGGLDSALKKANDFL, from the coding sequence ATGAATAGCAGCGAAATCAGAGAAGCTTTTTTAAAGTTCTTTGAGAGCAAAGAACACAAGCGTTATCCTTCTGCGCCTATAGTAGTGAAGAACGACCCAACGTTGATGTTTACCAATGCAGGAATGAATCAATTTAAAGATTGGTTCTTGGGAAACGAACAGCCTCAATACAAGCGGGTTGCAAACTCTCAAAAATGTTTGCGTGTGAGCGGCAAACACAATGACTTAGAAGAAGTAGGGGTGGATACATACCACCACACGATGTTTGAAATGTTGGGGAATTGGAGTTTTGGAGATTATTTTAAGGCAGAGGCAATAGAATGGGCTTGGAAGCTGCTGACAGATGTATATGGTATAGACAAAGACAGGCTTTATGTTACAGTGTTTGAAGGTGATGAACAAGAAGGGTTGGGTTTTGACAGTGAAGCCTATTCAAATTGGGAAAAATGGATATCAAAAGAACGTATTTTAAACGGCAATAAGAAAGATAATTTTTGGGAAATGGGCGATACCGGTCCATGTGGTCCATGCAGCGAAATTCATGTTGACCTGCGATCCAGCGAAGAAAGGTCCGCTGTGGATGGAGCAACACTTGTGAACAATGACCACCCACAAGTAATCGAAATTTGGAATCTGGTTTTTATGGAGTTTAACCGTAAGGCTGACGGCACCTTGGTTGCCTTGCCCGCTAAACACGTGGATACAGGAATGGGTTTTGAGAGATTGGTTCGCGTTATTGAAGCAAAAAACTCAAATTATGATACAGATGTGTTTGTGCCGACTATCAGAGTGATTGAACAAAAATCGGGCATTAAATATGGCTTTAGCCAGAGCAAACAGGACATTGCCATGCGTGTGCTGTCTGACCATATAAGAGCAATTTCTTTTGCCATTGCCGATGGACAGTTGCCGAGCAACAACGGGGCAGGCTATGTGATTAGAAGAATTTTACGCAGAGCAGTGCGTTATCAATACCAGTTCTTGGGTATCAAAACTCCTTTCTTGTTTGAATTGTCTGGTTTGATTGCCGATAATTTTAAAAATGTTTTTCCTGAACTACAACAACAAAAAGACTTTGTTTCAAAGGTAATCCGAGAAGAGGAGCAAGGGTTTCTTAAAACCATTGCGCATGGTATGCAAATACTTGAAAGCAAATTTGCCGAGGGCGGAACATTAATCAAAGGGGAAGACGCATTTGAATTGTCGGATACTTACGGTTTCCCTCTTGATTTAACGCAATTAATTGCCAGAGAAAGAGGTTTTGAAGTGGATGTAAAAGAATTTGAAGTTGAACTTCAACAACAAAAAGAACGCTCACGCAAAGCAACTGGGTTGACCTCCGATGATTGGCAGATATTGGGAGACGATAAACCCACCGTTTTTGTTGGATATGACTGCACAGAAAGCGAAATTACAATTATTAAATATCGCAAGATAAAATCAAAAGGTAAGGAGAGTTTTCAGATGGTGTTTAATCAAACTCCCTTCTATCCCGAAGGTGGAGGGCAGGTGGGTGATACAGGAGTTATTCAAAATGCGAATGAGAAGATTGAAATTGTTGATACCAAGAAAGAGAACAATCTCATTATTCATTTTGCAAACAAATTGCCCGAGAACCTGCAAACACCATTCACTGCTTCAGTGAATATAGAAAAACGCCATTTGACAGAGAACAATCACTCCGCAACTCATTTGCTGCATGCGGCTTTGCGAAGTGTCTTGGGAGTTCATGTTCAACAGAAAGGAAGTTTTGTGAACAGCGAATACCTACGTTTTGATTTTTCGCATTTTGCTGCAATGACAGATGAAGAAATACGAAAAGTTGAACGATTGGTAAATGACAAAATCCGCAAAAATATTCCACTGGATGAGCAAAGAGCAGTTCCAATAGAAGAAGCCAAAAAAATGGGAGCCACGATGTTGTTTGGAGAAAAATATGGCGAAACTGTTCGTGTAATTACTTTTGACAAAGGTTATTCGCGTGAGTTGTGCGGTGGTACGCACGTTAAAGCAACAGGTCAAATCGGCTATTTTAAAATCATTGCCGAAACTGCTGTGGCAGCCGGAGTGCGTAGGATTGAGGCGATAACATCAAAGGCAGTTGATGCCTTGATTGAGGAATGGCAAAACACTGTTTCTATTTTGAGAGACCTATTGAAATCAAAGGATATTGTGTCTTCTGTGGAGCAGAACATCAGCGAGAGGGTAGAGCTGATAAAGAAGATTGAACTTTTTGAGAATGAAAAAACCCAAGAGCTAAAGCAACGATTACTCAATCGGATGCAATCGCACAATGGAGTTAATGTGATGATTGAACGTGTTATTGTTTCTAATTCAGAACAACTCAAGAACTTGTCTTTTCAGTTGCGTAATGAAGTTGAAAACTTGTTTTGTGTATTAGGTGCAGAGATTGATGGAAAACCATTGTTGAGTATTATGCTGAGCGATAGCCTTGTGAGCGAGAGACAACTTCATGCAGGCAATATTGTCAAAGAATTAGCAAAAGAAATCAAGGGTGGTGGTGGAGGACAATCTTTCTATGCAACTGCCGGTGGAAGTGCTGTCGGTGGTTTGGATAGCGCATTGAAAAAAGCAAATGATTTTCTGTGA
- a CDS encoding class I SAM-dependent methyltransferase: MLRVLNPSDDEAKQTVVSKYNLSCGLPIASIQQLVVKENHRVTPYLFLEGGSLPTDLFLLAQLAQREEVNTYFEIGTWRGESVMNVAPFVQKAYTLNLTNEEMIRRGANPQYVAQSGMLLHNKSGQVEQLYGDSLSFDFTPWYQSCDLIFIDGDHHYSTVVSDSKNALKLRRSQNSVIVWHDYGYSPEEIRWEILQAILDAVPTQEHPFLYHIAHTKCAILTRLPLTAAHRPRPMKPDTIFEIDWVMKPLKS; this comes from the coding sequence TTGCTCAGGGTTTTAAATCCATCGGATGATGAAGCCAAACAGACCGTTGTGAGCAAATACAATCTCAGTTGCGGTTTGCCTATTGCATCGATACAACAATTAGTTGTCAAAGAAAATCACCGTGTTACGCCTTATTTATTTCTTGAAGGTGGATCCTTACCAACGGATTTATTTCTGTTAGCCCAACTTGCTCAGCGCGAAGAGGTCAATACATATTTTGAAATTGGTACTTGGCGCGGTGAAAGTGTGATGAATGTTGCTCCATTTGTACAAAAGGCTTATACACTGAATCTGACAAATGAAGAAATGATACGCAGAGGAGCCAATCCTCAATATGTGGCACAATCCGGTATGCTGTTGCACAACAAAAGCGGACAGGTTGAACAACTATATGGAGATAGTTTGTCATTTGATTTTACTCCTTGGTATCAAAGCTGCGACCTGATTTTTATTGATGGAGATCACCATTACTCAACGGTGGTTTCGGATAGCAAAAATGCACTGAAATTGCGCAGAAGTCAAAATAGTGTCATTGTGTGGCATGACTATGGGTATTCGCCTGAAGAAATTCGTTGGGAAATTTTGCAAGCCATTTTGGATGCGGTGCCCACGCAGGAACATCCATTTTTATATCATATTGCCCATACCAAATGTGCTATCCTCACTCGACTTCCTTTGACAGCAGCCCACCGCCCCAGACCCATGAAGCCGGATACAATTTTTGAAATTGATTGGGTGATGAAACCCTTGAAATCATAG
- a CDS encoding LytTR family DNA-binding domain-containing protein, with the protein MNQIDIVIIEDDYRIAKELKTMIEGIQDNVRVIQTLYSVQESIAFFQTTQSKIDLILSDIMLGDGLSFDIFRNCNVTAPVIFCTTYDEFALEAFKNNGVDYILKPIEPENLKASLQKLQRLSVLNSEKINESLDKIESAIVSAEKQYVKSILCYFRDQVVPVAVDEVCFAHIEKGNTYLSSQQRQYRVQGAIESLFEKLNPEVFYRVNRQYIVNRNFIKSVSKMFGRKLLVQLHCQFDYQIIVSKANAPLFIHWLKSS; encoded by the coding sequence ATGAATCAAATTGATATTGTTATTATTGAAGATGACTATAGGATAGCAAAAGAACTAAAGACCATGATTGAGGGGATACAAGACAATGTTCGCGTGATTCAAACGCTCTATTCTGTTCAAGAGTCCATTGCGTTTTTTCAAACTACTCAATCTAAAATTGATCTCATCCTGTCCGATATTATGCTTGGAGATGGGTTGAGTTTTGATATTTTTAGAAATTGTAATGTAACAGCACCTGTTATCTTTTGTACTACTTATGATGAATTTGCACTTGAGGCTTTTAAAAACAATGGTGTGGATTATATATTAAAACCGATAGAGCCGGAAAATTTGAAAGCAAGTTTGCAAAAACTCCAACGCTTGAGTGTGTTGAACAGTGAAAAAATAAATGAAAGTTTAGACAAGATTGAGTCTGCAATTGTGAGTGCTGAAAAACAATATGTCAAATCCATCTTATGCTATTTTAGAGATCAAGTTGTGCCGGTAGCAGTGGATGAGGTGTGTTTTGCCCATATAGAAAAAGGAAATACATATCTCTCTTCACAACAAAGACAATATAGAGTGCAAGGTGCTATTGAGAGTTTATTTGAAAAGTTGAATCCTGAAGTGTTTTATCGCGTAAATAGGCAATATATTGTAAACAGGAATTTTATTAAGTCAGTATCAAAAATGTTTGGACGAAAATTGCTTGTTCAGTTGCATTGTCAATTTGATTACCAAATTATTGTCAGTAAAGCCAATGCACCCCTTTTCATTCATTGGTTAAAGAGTAGTTAA
- a CDS encoding histidine kinase, with amino-acid sequence MKNYYPWLGVCLSFIFILGMLGTIMDRALFDSYGMLLLYLLISYLLMIVIWFANFWVILRVGETLVAKYFTALLIAISVSLLINTFSPIPDYFYGDKYEKTPWMSMLHKALKGVFPASFYFGIQYFLLQYRQTRKMEIELYKHEQENAQWKLNNLHQYLSPDFLFESINAIQKNTDDSWTVKTLEKLKIVYRHLMNYNKDNVFVSLAEEILFINNYLELFKEKYAQALELHINLGDSANKSEYIPYFSLQLLVENILKHNAITFQNPLTIKLERVDDCIVVSNNLQTKIYSNFSSDKRKSYGLKSLQDIYDLLPEKQLEIKKTKTEFVVSMSILSRQEVDLFSLKLHDYESN; translated from the coding sequence ATGAAGAATTATTATCCGTGGTTAGGGGTGTGTCTTAGCTTTATCTTCATTCTTGGAATGTTGGGTACGATAATGGACCGCGCGCTCTTTGACAGCTATGGCATGCTCCTTCTCTATTTGCTCATTTCCTATCTACTCATGATTGTGATTTGGTTCGCAAATTTTTGGGTGATTCTGCGAGTTGGCGAAACACTGGTTGCCAAGTATTTTACTGCTCTGTTGATAGCCATTTCTGTGTCTTTGCTCATCAATACTTTTAGCCCGATTCCTGACTATTTCTATGGCGATAAATATGAAAAAACACCATGGATGTCAATGCTTCACAAGGCGCTCAAAGGTGTTTTCCCAGCTTCATTTTATTTTGGAATTCAATATTTCCTGCTCCAATACAGACAGACTAGAAAGATGGAGATTGAATTATATAAGCATGAACAAGAGAATGCACAGTGGAAACTCAATAACTTGCATCAGTATTTAAGCCCCGATTTTCTGTTCGAATCTATCAATGCCATACAAAAAAATACCGATGATAGTTGGACTGTCAAAACGCTGGAGAAACTCAAAATTGTTTATAGGCATCTTATGAACTACAACAAAGACAATGTATTTGTTTCGCTTGCAGAAGAAATTTTGTTTATCAATAACTACCTTGAATTGTTTAAAGAAAAATATGCACAAGCCTTAGAACTTCATATTAACTTAGGCGACTCTGCAAATAAATCTGAGTATATCCCTTATTTCTCGCTCCAATTACTTGTTGAAAATATATTAAAACATAATGCCATTACATTTCAGAACCCATTGACAATTAAGTTAGAACGAGTGGACGATTGTATTGTTGTTTCAAATAATTTACAAACGAAAATATATAGCAACTTTTCTTCCGATAAAAGAAAATCCTATGGTCTGAAGAGTCTGCAAGATATATATGATTTGCTACCTGAAAAGCAATTAGAAATCAAGAAGACTAAAACAGAGTTTGTTGTTTCTATGTCGATTTTATCTCGTCAAGAAGTAGATTTATTTTCTCTTAAACTACACGATTATGAATCAAATTGA
- a CDS encoding MerR family transcriptional regulator — protein sequence MLSEHLSERKNFKIGEVAKMFKVNASLLRFWETEFVQLKPLKTRGGERVYRKEHIEIIAQIYELTKVKGYTLDGAKEVLQTQKSRLEFQIDMTQRLTKIKSLLEELRSKLDEI from the coding sequence ATGCTCTCGGAACATCTAAGCGAACGGAAAAATTTTAAGATAGGCGAAGTTGCCAAAATGTTTAAGGTCAATGCATCCTTACTGCGTTTCTGGGAAACGGAATTTGTGCAACTCAAACCACTCAAAACCAGAGGTGGAGAAAGAGTGTATCGAAAGGAGCACATTGAGATTATCGCACAAATTTATGAACTAACCAAAGTGAAAGGTTATACACTGGACGGAGCAAAAGAAGTCTTACAAACACAAAAGAGCCGGTTAGAGTTTCAAATAGATATGACACAACGACTCACTAAGATTAAGTCTTTGTTGGAAGAATTGCGCAGCAAGCTAGATGAGATATAG